One part of the Nostoc sp. PCC 7120 = FACHB-418 genome encodes these proteins:
- the pgsA gene encoding CDP-diacylglycerol--glycerol-3-phosphate 3-phosphatidyltransferase, with product MTLPNWITFSRLLGVPFLLYGLYDSTSKARWVCLAIFLVAALTDWLDGYLARKLNQVSDLGKFLDPLVDKFLVLAPLLVLVELGKIPAWGVFLILARELAIAGWRVNQTTITGANIWGKLKTVSQILAIALLIAPLSSDWQQVSLIAFWLSVALTLISGGIYLWPQKLSQAS from the coding sequence ATGACTTTACCCAACTGGATTACCTTCTCTCGTCTTCTTGGTGTGCCATTTTTGTTGTATGGTTTGTACGACTCTACATCAAAAGCTAGGTGGGTATGTTTGGCAATTTTTTTAGTTGCTGCTTTGACTGATTGGTTAGATGGTTATCTAGCGCGAAAACTTAACCAAGTTAGTGATTTGGGTAAATTTCTTGATCCATTGGTGGATAAATTTTTAGTATTAGCGCCGTTATTGGTTTTGGTGGAGTTGGGGAAAATTCCCGCTTGGGGAGTGTTTTTGATTTTAGCGCGGGAATTGGCGATCGCTGGTTGGCGCGTTAATCAAACGACGATTACAGGGGCGAATATTTGGGGTAAGTTGAAAACTGTGAGTCAGATATTAGCGATCGCTCTTTTAATTGCACCTCTATCATCAGATTGGCAACAAGTATCCTTAATTGCCTTTTGGCTTTCTGTGGCTTTGACACTAATCTCTGGCGGAATTTATCTCTGGCCGCAAAAACTCAGTCAGGCTTCATAG
- a CDS encoding DUF58 domain-containing protein, translated as MKIIKPITNWLEIRASAPAYTGWVLVGVAVCFFGAAINTMAGWLYAISGVSFALLGIAAVLPPRSLTGLSVTRYPIQPVSAGDDLTLELEIHNPTKQSVSLLQVADILPFVLGKPIKQGVETIASQDSYRWVHYQPTQHRGIYRWHTVELGTGAPLGLFWCRRQRQCDATAIVYPTVLPLTTCPLVDELGQEESQRSEYRGKPLQTATSGLARSLRPYRQGDPTRLIHWRTSARYGELRVRELEIVTSGQEIIIALDSAGNWSAENFEQAVITAASLYFYAQHQQLQVQIWTASTGLIKGERLVLETLAATKFQEEATNPEPPNSPWIWLTQSSLSFSSLPPGSRWVLWQDISSLKEQVIINKDYPGIILEQEKPLQLQLQQPLHSL; from the coding sequence ATGAAAATCATTAAACCCATCACTAACTGGTTAGAAATCCGTGCTAGCGCCCCTGCATACACCGGCTGGGTGCTAGTGGGAGTTGCTGTTTGTTTTTTTGGTGCAGCGATTAATACAATGGCTGGCTGGTTGTATGCCATTAGCGGCGTAAGTTTTGCATTATTGGGGATAGCAGCTGTTTTACCACCGCGATCGCTCACAGGTCTATCTGTAACTCGCTATCCTATCCAACCTGTATCAGCCGGGGATGACTTAACTTTAGAATTAGAGATTCACAATCCCACCAAGCAATCTGTCAGTCTGTTACAAGTTGCGGATATCTTGCCATTTGTTTTAGGTAAACCCATCAAACAAGGGGTAGAAACAATTGCTAGTCAAGATAGTTACCGTTGGGTACACTACCAACCTACCCAGCACCGGGGCATCTATCGCTGGCATACCGTAGAATTGGGAACAGGTGCGCCTTTGGGATTATTTTGGTGTCGTCGTCAGCGTCAGTGTGATGCTACAGCCATAGTGTATCCGACAGTATTACCTTTAACAACTTGTCCTTTAGTCGATGAATTGGGACAAGAAGAGAGCCAAAGGAGCGAATATCGTGGTAAACCATTGCAAACAGCCACATCTGGATTAGCGCGATCGCTCCGTCCCTACCGCCAAGGCGACCCCACGCGGTTGATTCACTGGCGGACTAGCGCCCGTTATGGAGAATTACGGGTACGGGAGTTAGAAATAGTGACAAGTGGACAGGAGATTATTATCGCCCTAGACAGTGCGGGTAATTGGTCAGCAGAAAATTTTGAACAAGCCGTAATTACCGCAGCGTCTTTGTATTTTTACGCACAGCATCAGCAATTGCAAGTGCAGATTTGGACTGCATCGACAGGGTTAATCAAAGGGGAACGCCTCGTTTTGGAAACACTAGCAGCAACCAAATTTCAAGAAGAAGCTACCAATCCAGAACCACCAAACTCACCTTGGATTTGGTTAACCCAAAGTTCTCTGAGTTTTTCTAGTCTGCCTCCAGGTAGTCGTTGGGTATTATGGCAAGACATATCATCTCTAAAAGAACAAGTAATAATTAACAAAGATTACCCAGGCATCATCCTAGAGCAAGAAAAGCCTCTCCAACTCCAGTTACAACAACCCTTACATTCATTATAA